The following are from one region of the Apostichopus japonicus isolate 1M-3 chromosome 17, ASM3797524v1, whole genome shotgun sequence genome:
- the LOC139984071 gene encoding uncharacterized protein isoform X1: MPQEFIVVRCYECQVFQVHQAKKSPKWACKMCGEKQSLKKVYGRGTGAECRKLVQSLNFTSGELEEQEKEKAAITEISNRDGLIVIGAEEENEEQELTFVSKWTDFIDQPADAATDEPQSEQFDGKENRHFVTERPEVRKGGRTWPSRKRQKVQGGRGRSYHEDEYGNDEPEFFHSNRDVTMPASCEYSTATSSSRIGGVIHSQRSNNGSIREFKDRTITESENNNHYHRLPSNTRKKSLGESTKLLSEDKILGERELVDHGNYNKKDNSLLRNKFSSHTTFQTEEQCIRSDRSVSDQGKRTQMKPQVIKYSKEHSKSSKWSLFLETEEETDPCQEAGFLQEDHTLNDSGNLYSQEENFTTEREVSSCTNVESIFRVPVETEKDYSWVD; the protein is encoded by the exons ATGCCTCAGGAGTTTATTGTTGTTCGGTGCTATGAATGCCAAGTATTTCAAGTCCACCAAGCTAAGAAAAGTCCTAAATGGGCTTGCAAAATGTGTGGTGAAAAGCAAAGTTTAAAGAAG GTTTATGGTAGAGGGACTGGTGCTGAATGTCGCAAGCTCGTCCAATCATTGAACTTCACCTCTGGAGAGCTGGAGgaacaagagaaagaaaaggcAGCAATAACTGAGATATCAAACAGAGATGGATTAATTGTG ATTGGAGCAgaggaagaaaatgaagaacaaGAACTAACTTTCGTCTCAAAATGGACAGACTTTATCGATCAACCGGCCGATGCTGCAACAGATGAACCTCAGTCTGAACAGTTTGATGGAAAGGAAAACAGGCATTTTGTTACAGAGAGACCAGAGGTGAGGAAAGGAGGGAGAACATGGCCGTCAAGAAAGAGGCAGAAAGTTCAGGGCGGTAGAGGCAGGTCTTACCATGAAGATGAATATGGGAATGACGAACCAGAATTTTTCCATAGCAACAGAGATGTGACAATGCCAGCCTCATGTGAATATTCAACGGCGACTTCTAGTAGCAGAATAGGTGGTGTGATACATTCACAAAGAAGTAACAATGGTAGTATAAGAGAATTCAAAGATAGAACAATTACGGAATCAGAGAACAATAACCATTATCATCGATTACCATCTAacaccagaaaaaaaagtttgggAGAAAGTACCAAATTGCTCTCTGAAGACAAAATACTAGGCGAACGAGAACTTGTCGACCATGGAAATTACAACAAGAAGGACAATAGCTTGTTAAGGAACAAATTTTCAAGTCATACGACTTTTCAAACCGAAGAACAGTGTATCAGATCAGATCGGAGTGTATCAGATCAGGGTAAGAGAACCCAAATGAAACCACAAGTTATAAAGTATTCCAAAGAACATAGTAAATCATCCAAATGGAGTCTCTTTCTggaaacagaagaagagaccGATCCATGTCAAGAGGCAGGATTCTTGCAGGAGGATCATACTTTGAATGACTCCggtaatctgtattcacaagaGGAAAACTTCACTACTGAAAGAGAGGTATCAAGCTGTACGAATGTGGAGAGTATATTTCGTGTTCCAGTTGAGACCGAAAAGGACTATTCTTGGgtggattga
- the LOC139984071 gene encoding uncharacterized protein isoform X2, which produces MVYGRGTGAECRKLVQSLNFTSGELEEQEKEKAAITEISNRDGLIVIGAEEENEEQELTFVSKWTDFIDQPADAATDEPQSEQFDGKENRHFVTERPEVRKGGRTWPSRKRQKVQGGRGRSYHEDEYGNDEPEFFHSNRDVTMPASCEYSTATSSSRIGGVIHSQRSNNGSIREFKDRTITESENNNHYHRLPSNTRKKSLGESTKLLSEDKILGERELVDHGNYNKKDNSLLRNKFSSHTTFQTEEQCIRSDRSVSDQGKRTQMKPQVIKYSKEHSKSSKWSLFLETEEETDPCQEAGFLQEDHTLNDSGNLYSQEENFTTEREVSSCTNVESIFRVPVETEKDYSWVD; this is translated from the exons GTTTATGGTAGAGGGACTGGTGCTGAATGTCGCAAGCTCGTCCAATCATTGAACTTCACCTCTGGAGAGCTGGAGgaacaagagaaagaaaaggcAGCAATAACTGAGATATCAAACAGAGATGGATTAATTGTG ATTGGAGCAgaggaagaaaatgaagaacaaGAACTAACTTTCGTCTCAAAATGGACAGACTTTATCGATCAACCGGCCGATGCTGCAACAGATGAACCTCAGTCTGAACAGTTTGATGGAAAGGAAAACAGGCATTTTGTTACAGAGAGACCAGAGGTGAGGAAAGGAGGGAGAACATGGCCGTCAAGAAAGAGGCAGAAAGTTCAGGGCGGTAGAGGCAGGTCTTACCATGAAGATGAATATGGGAATGACGAACCAGAATTTTTCCATAGCAACAGAGATGTGACAATGCCAGCCTCATGTGAATATTCAACGGCGACTTCTAGTAGCAGAATAGGTGGTGTGATACATTCACAAAGAAGTAACAATGGTAGTATAAGAGAATTCAAAGATAGAACAATTACGGAATCAGAGAACAATAACCATTATCATCGATTACCATCTAacaccagaaaaaaaagtttgggAGAAAGTACCAAATTGCTCTCTGAAGACAAAATACTAGGCGAACGAGAACTTGTCGACCATGGAAATTACAACAAGAAGGACAATAGCTTGTTAAGGAACAAATTTTCAAGTCATACGACTTTTCAAACCGAAGAACAGTGTATCAGATCAGATCGGAGTGTATCAGATCAGGGTAAGAGAACCCAAATGAAACCACAAGTTATAAAGTATTCCAAAGAACATAGTAAATCATCCAAATGGAGTCTCTTTCTggaaacagaagaagagaccGATCCATGTCAAGAGGCAGGATTCTTGCAGGAGGATCATACTTTGAATGACTCCggtaatctgtattcacaagaGGAAAACTTCACTACTGAAAGAGAGGTATCAAGCTGTACGAATGTGGAGAGTATATTTCGTGTTCCAGTTGAGACCGAAAAGGACTATTCTTGGgtggattga